The sequence below is a genomic window from Mobula hypostoma chromosome X1, sMobHyp1.1, whole genome shotgun sequence.
agggaggggtcagGGTAGAGAGGGTGGGACAAGGGAATgggtaggggaggagggagggatcaCTGTAGAGAGCGTGGGACGAGAGGCGGGGTATGGgagtagggagggaggaggggtggggtaagggaggaggggggaggggtcagAGTGAGGGTGGGATGAAGGGCGGtttaggggaggagggagggaggggtcacagtaGAGAGGGTGGGACGAGGGACgggtagggggagggaggggtcagggTAGAGAGGGTGGGACGAGGGGTGggtaggggggagggaggggcagagaaggagggaggggtggtagaGAAAGTGGGACAAGGGGCAAggtaggggaggagggagggaagggtcaggGTAGAGAGGATGGGATAAGGGGCAGGgtcggagggagggaggaggggcggggaaaggggaggagggaggggaaggtcagggagagatggggtaggggaggattaacggtggggagggagggctGAAGggtaggggagaagggagggaggagggttggggtggaggaggaggagggacactgtgaggaggagggaggggtgaaggggtagGAGAGGAGGAACTgggtagggaggagggaggggtaggagagaggggagaaggtagGATTAGGAGGGACCAGGTAGAAGAGACGGAGGGAGTGAGACGAGGGTGATGGGTTGCAGTAGGGGTGGAGGGTCGGGGTAGGGAGGAGGGATGTGGTAGGGGTGGAGGGTTAGGGTAGGGAGGAGAAAAGGAGGGACTGGGTAGCGGACGAGATGGTGGGTGATCATTTGTTATAGAAGATCCCCAGGTACGTTGGCCTTGTTTTCCTGGGCTTGGCTTGTGGCtcatgactctgtgtgtgtgtgtatctgtatgaACGTGCACCcagcccatcccctctctcctgtTGTTATCTGACTCCTCTAGTGTGTTGTAGTTTTTGTCTTCTCCAAGCCTCAACACTCACACTATTCCCTCACCGTGTCCCTGTGTCTCCGTTTTTTGGTGTGTCTCCgtggtgtgtgtgtttctgcCTGCCCGTGTGTCCGTGTCTCGTTCGGCTTTGGGAATCAATCCAAGGCTCTGGCACGCGACACCTCCGGCCAGTAACGGAGCACCTTCACccttccagatccctttgctgaTGCGCTTAAGGGCGATGACTTGCTCCCTTCTGGGGCTGAGGACTACATACATATAAGGATCCAGCAGAGGAACGGTCGCAAGACCCTCACCACGGTCCAGGGGATTGCGGACGAGTATGACAAAAGAAAGCTCCTCAGGCACTTCAAAAAGGTGAGAGCCTCAATGCTGGCAAAGGCTGTTGGCTAAACCGGGGGATCCCCAGCCTCGGGATCCACCGACACCTCGtttaatggcataaaaaaaaatctGGGGATCTGCTGAGCAAAACCTTTGCAGGATCAACGTGCCAACCAGTTAGATTCACCCCTATCAATTATTCAGATCGAGGGTTGTTTAATGCTATTCAATGCACACAAGTGtaagggagaacaaaataattgttactccgggtccaatgcagcacaaaacaaaaagataaagaacacaataatgataAAAACCCAAAAATTATAAACACATAAGGTACCTTAAACacacagattgattgtgtgtccataaagtgacgctgggcacaggagaGTCTGCACATgaggtgattctgacaggaaatgataaagtagtggtggttgagggagtgtggaggggtgggtcagtgggtgattgggactggaggggtgggtcagtgggtgattgggggtgtggaggggtgggtcagtgggtgattgggggtgtggaggggtgggtcagtgggtgattggaggtgtggaggggtgggtcagtgggtgattgggggtgtggaggggtgggtcgggtgattgggggtgtagaggggtgggtcgggtgattgggggtgtagaggggtgggtcagtgggtgattgggactggaggggtgggtcagtgggtgattgggggtgtggaggggtgggtcagtgggtgattgggactggaggggtgggtcagtgggtgattgggggtgtggaggggtgggtcagtggctgatcgggggtgcggaggggtgggtcagtgggtgattggggggtgcggaggggtgggtcggtgggtgattgggggtgtggaggggtgggtcggtgggtgatcgggggtgtggaggggtgggtcggtgggtgatcgggggtgtgtggagaggtgggtcggtgggtggttgggggtgtggaggggtgggtcagtgggtgattgggggtgtggaggtgtgggtcggtgggtggttgggggtgtggaggggtgggtcagtgggtgattgggattggaggggtgggtcagtgggtgattggtggtgtggaggggtgggtcagtgggtgattgggagtgtggaggggtgggtcggtcggtggttggggttgtggaggggtgggtcggtgggtgattgggggtgtgtggaggggtgggtcagtcggtgattgggggtgtggaggggtgggtcagtgggtgattgattgggggtgtggaggggtgggtcagtgggtgattgggggtgtggaggggtgggtcggtgggtgattgggggtgtggaggggtgggtcagtgggtgatcgggggtgtgggtcggtgggtgatcgggggtgtgtggagaggtgggtcggtcggtggttgggggtgtggaggggtaggtcagtgggtggaggtgttgatcagactcactgcttggggagagtcactgtttttgagtctggcggtccctggcgtggatgctacgtagcttcctccctgacgggagtgggacagacagtccgtgagcagggtgggtgggatccttcacgatgttACTTGCCCCTTTCTGTATCTATGTCCGTgacggtgggtaggctggtgccggtggtGTGTTGGGCGATTCTGACTCCCCGTTGTGGCGaattcctgtctgccacagtccagtgtccgaaccaggcagtgatgcagccggtcagggcGCCCCCTACTGGGCATCAGCAGAATGACGGGAGTATGGATCTGCAAAGTCCAGCCTGCTCCAAATGTCGAGACGTTGTTGAGATTTCCTGACTGTGCGTAGGATGTACTCTGGGACAGCGGCTCTCTACTTCACCCTGTCTCCTCCTTTCCCACTTTCGccgtccctctcccttcctcaccccccgccaccccccggacattggagagggttcggagaagGGTCAGGAGAATGTTTCCGTGAATGGACGGTTTATCGGGTGAACTGGcttgaatttagaagagtgagggcgGATCTCATCGAAAGCagggtagagaaaggagaatgggtcgacgttgtgtacttggagtttcagaaggccacacatgaggctgcctcgcaagctatgagcccgtggtattacagggaagattctgcctcctgactggcaggaggcaaagaaaggGAATACAGGGAGTCTCTTCTGACTGGCTGACGATGACtggcagtgttccacaggggtaaaCATAACCGACTCTTTTCGTGTTATGTTTCAATGACTGACCACTGGGAAACCTTGCTTTTCTTTCCCCCATCCTCGCCCTCCGCCCCGGACGACGTAGAGGAGGCCGCGTGGGGCGAAGCAGGTCCGAGGAGTGTGACCATCTGCCCGTTTTgatcatgggggtggggggggggatgcttACGTCGCGATTCACTAACGCGGGCTTTTCTTCCCACAGCAGTTTGCCTGCAACGGCACTGTGATCGAACACCCAGAGTACGGTGAGGTGATCCAAGTTCAAGGTGACCAGCGTAAGAACATCTGCAAATTCCTCGTGGAGGTGACtcgattttatttttatttagtttaGAGGTGGTCCCTCAAGGTTGTCATAGCTTAAAGTTGACAAGCTCCCCATGCTGTGCGTCACAGATAGccgctgacaaccaagtccagctcatagaaacatagaaaacctacagcacaatacaggcccttcagcccacaaagctgtgccgaacatattccTACCTTAGAGATCACCtccggttacccatagccctctatttctctaagctccatgtacctgtccaggagtctcttaaaggaccctatcatatccgcctccaccaccgttgctggcagcgtattccacacactcaccactctctgagtaaaaaacatctcctctgtacctacttccaagcaccttaaaactgtgccctctcgtgctcgcCACctcagcctctgactatccacacgatcaatgcctctcatcatcttgtacaccttgaaggtcccggccttcacgtgtggctcagCTACAAAGCCCGGCGAAACCGCTTCTCctcacaggagaaggggcaaaggtgggtcacaggcgccttaaaaccagtcgcttcgggcaatGGGGGCTCGTCGGccgcggttggcagctcatttcgcagaaggaaaactctgatctcaaacctcccgcTGTCTTGCGGCTGTACCCGCTCACGGGGGAAGGctttggagtgggaggggtggggggggggagtcttcTACCTggggaacagcttgctctccataccgtACAGCCCTGGCTTGCGcgtctagacagctgggacacgaCACCCACGGTCGACTCTGACCACGTCTGTGAGTTTTGAGGTAACAACACAGATTaggccctctcccccacccccaccaagccGCACCCCGCCCAGCAAGTCCCaacaatccccgatttaaccctagttaATCACGGGGCGATTTCCAGTCGTCAGTGaaatgtctttggagtgtggctggaaaccagagcacccggaggaaatgctCTCATTCCAcgtggaggacgtacagagactccttacggagGACGCCGGGACCGAACTCCGACACCCAGGGCTGTAAAGGTGTCAAGCTAAACACTCTGCTGTTGTGGTGTTTCACGTCACTTGGCCACCTGAAATGCATCTGGCCACCGCGTCTGTCTTTGGGTGCAGTTGCTAGTGCAGtcgaaattcaaagtaaattttatttgttcaaagtacatacatgccatcgcacactgccctgagattcatttgcttcaaagttcaaagtaaagttttatcatcagagtacatatacgtcaccacgtacaaccctgagattccttttcttctgGGCGTgcttggcaaatctatagaatagtaactgtaaacaggatcaatgaaagatcaaccagagtgcagaagataacagactgtgcaaaatgcaagtataaataaatagcaataaataacgagaacgtgagataaagagtccttaaagtgagatcattggttgtgggagcatctcaatagatgagtgtagttatcctcttttgtttaagagcctgatggttgaggggtaataactgtccctgaacctggtggtgtgggtcctgaggctcctgtacctccttcctgatggttgaggggtaataactgtccctgaacctggtggtgtgggtcctgaggctcctgtacctccttcctgatggttgaggggtaataactgtccctgaacctggtggtgtgggtcctgaggctcctgtacctccttcctgatggttgaggggtaataactgttcctgaacctgctggtgtgggccctgaggctcctgtacctccttcctgatggttgaggggtaataactgttcctgaacctggtggtgtgggtcctgaggctcctgtacctccttcctgatggttatgggttaataactgttcctgaacctggtggtgtgagtcctgaggctcctgtacctccttcctgatgtctgaggggtaataactgttcctgaacctggtggtgtgagtcctgaggctcctgtacctccttcctgatggttgaggggtaataactgttcgatAGTAACTGGGtgacattatacaccagtcattgaaagtgggcatgcaggtacagcaggcggtgaaaaaggcgaacggtatgctggcatttatagcgagaggattcgagtacaggagcagggaggtactactgcagttgtacaaggccttggtgagaccacacctggagtattgtgtgcagttttggtcccctaatctgaggaaagacatctttgccatagagggagtacaaagaaggttcaccagattgattcctgggatggcaggtctttcatatgatgaaagactggatgaactgggcttgtattcgttggaatttagaagattgaggggggatctgattgaaacgtataagatcctaaagggattggacaggctagatgcaggaagattgttcccgatgttggggaggtctagaacgaggggtcacagtttgaggatagaggggaagccttttaggaccgaggttaggaaaaacttcttcacacagagagtggtgaatctgtggaattctctgccacagcaaactgttgaggccagttcattagctatgtttaaaaggaagttagatatggcccttgtggctacaggggtcagggggtatggagggaaggctgggttctgagttggatgatcagccatgatcataataaatggcggtgcaggctcgaagggccgaatggcctactcctgcacctattttctatgtttctatgtttctatattcagaATTTGCAGCTACTTTTTTGAATTTGGTTTTGATTTGACTCATTCCCGAACTAAAATTAAAAGCTTCTGGTCTTATTCTCCCTTCTTCTTGAGCCCACCGCCCCTACGGGGCATAGGCCGCCAACACCAGCTCGCCGGTGTCCCCTGCCAGTCCTTCAAATTGTCCCTATCTTCTGGGACCCTTTCCCCACgcacttccccccaccccccccggtaACATGAGGTCCTTGGAGCCGCTGTTGGcttacagccgcaaggcagcgggggTCGGAGATCAgagtttctccccctcctcccagaTGAGCCATCTGTCCGAAGtgtctggttttaaggtgccttctctcctctcccccccccgccgGTAGAAACAGTTCcctcaggcttagtagctaagctacacgtgaagaccaggggctggacttggttatcagaggctgtttgagttgcacgccattgggaacatctaataggtagtgggagcttgtccccattaccagccCCCCCGGCTACGACAGCCTTAAACGGGAAGGACggcacagcagcagtggctggagtttctgcgagaagtgaggaaggtgcaagacaagtatattccaaaaaagaagacattttcgagtggaaaaaggatgcaaccgtggctgacaagagaagttaaagcaaaggagagggcatacaaggcagcaaaaaattagtgggaagacggaggattgggaagtttttaaaagcttacaaaaggaaactaagaaggtcattaggagggaaaagattaactatgaaaggaagctagcaaataatatcaaagaggatactaaaaactttttccagtatataaagagtaaaagacaggtgagagtagatataggaccgatagaaaatgatgctggagaaattgtaatgggagattggGAGATGAGAtgacggaggaactgaatgagtattttgcatcagtcttcactgaggaagacatcagcaggataccggacactcaagggtggcagggaagagaagtgtgcgcagtcacaattacgacggagaaagtactcaggaagctgaataggctaaaggtagataaatctcctggaccagatggaatgcaccctcgtgttctgaaggaagtagctgtggagattgcagaggcattagcgatgatctttcaaaagtcgatagattctggcatggttccggaggactggaagattgcaaatgtcactccgctatttgagaagggggcaaggaagcaaaaaggaaattatagaccagttagcttgacatcagtggttgggaagttgttggagtcgattgtcaaggatgaggttacagagtacctggaggcatatgacaagataggcagaattcagcatggattccttaatggaaaatcctgcctgacaaacttattacaattttttgaggaaattaccagtaggctagacaagggagatgcagtggatgttgtatatttggattttcagaaggtctttgacaaggtgccacacatgaggctacttaacaaggtaagagcccatggaattacaggaaagttacatacgtggatagagcgttggctgattggcaggaaacagagagtgggaataaagggatcctattctggttggctgccggttaccagtggtgatccacaggggtctgtgttggggccgcttctttttacgttgtacatcaacgatttggattatggaatagatggctttgtggctaagtttgctgacgatacgaagataggtggaggggccggtcgtgctgaggaaacggagagtctgcagagagacttggatagattggaagaatgggcaaagaagtggcaaatgaaatacaatgttggaaagtgtatggttatgcactttggcagaagaaataaacgggcagactattatttaaatggggaaagaattgaaagttctgagatgcaacgggacttgggagtcctcgtacagggtacccttaaagttaacctccaggttgagtcagtagtgaagaaggcgaatgcaatgttggcattcatttctagaggaatagagtataggagcagggatgtgatgttgaggctctataaggcgctggtgagacctcacttggagtactgtgggcagttttggtctccttatttaagaaaggatgtgctgacgttggagagggtacagagaagactcactagaatgattccaggaatgagagggttaacatgaggaacatttgtccgctcttggactgtattccttggagtttagaagaatgaggggagacctcatagaaacatttcaaatgttgaaaggcatggacagagtgaatgtggcaaagttgtttcccatgatgggggagtctagtacgagagggcatgactcaaggattgaagggcacccattcagaatagagatgtggaagaaatttttttagccagagggtggtgaatctatggaacttgttgccacgggcggcagtggaggccaagtcattggatgtatttaaggcagagattgataggtatctgagtagccatggcatcaaaggttatggtgagaaggcgggggagtgggactaaatgggagaatggatcagttcatgataaaatggcggagcagactcgatgggctgaatggccaacttctcctttgtcttatggtctaaaccttGCCCAGCCGTTGCCGTTACTAACGTCGTCGTTCTGATTGACTTGCAGGTTGGCATCGTCAAGGAAGAGCAACTCAAGGTCCATGGTTTCTAATAAACCCGAGCCCTGTGGATCCATAGCCTGTTCGATAATGATAGCGGCCCCTCCACCCTGTCTCGTGGACGATCCCCGGCCAGCGAGTCTGCGGGATGAACTCCTCACCTCTCTCCACCTGCTGCAGCCAGCTCTTTTCGACCCAATCGCTTCCGTCCCAGTTGACGTCAGATGTGTTTTGTAGTGTTTGAGATCGCTTTTAGAACTTCTGTCTTTTTGTACAGtgtttaataataaaaaaaaacaaacacacacacacacacagttgagAAACTGTTTCTGACATTGGGAGTCTCCTCGTGCTGGGTCCTTGACGATCTGGCTGGGTGCTGGTGACCGTACGTTCTGGGTTCAAAGAGGTTTCAACGAGTGCATTTAAttgccagagaaatgtatacaacatacatcccgaaattcttcttcttcgcaaacatccacaaaaatggAGGactgcccccaaagaatgaataacagctaaatgttagaacatagaatactacagcacagtacaggcccttcggcccacaatgttgtgctgaccctcaaaccctgcctcccatataagcccccaacttaaattcctccatatctcttaaacttcactagtgtatctgcctctaccactgactcaggcagtgcattccacgcaccaaccactctctgagtgaaaaaactacCTCTAatctcccccttgaacttcccaccccttaccttaaagccatgtcctcttgtattgagcaatggtgccctggggaagaggtgctggctgtccactcgatctattcctcttattatcttgttacaactctatcatgtctcctctcaccctcctcccctccaaagagtaaagccctagctcccttaatctctgatcataatgcatattctctaaaccaggcagcatcctggtaaatctcctctgtaccctttccaatgcttccacatcctttctatagtgaggcgaacagaactggacacagtacttcaagtgtggcctaaccagagttttatagagctgcatcattacatcgcgactcttaaactctgtccctcgacttacgaaagctaacaccccataagctttcttaactaccctatccacctgtgaggcaactttcacggatctgtggacatgtacccccagatccctctgctcctccacactaccaagtagaACCAGAAgaagacctattcctcctttttcagcttcaaggaagcagtgcaatttcatcgGCGTTGAtctcaaatgaatatttaaataataaatgggtatcttatctgaagatttttactgatggctcagtggacccagagagcagcagggcaggatttgggatgtatgtgtctcaacttggaattaagattggtcaccgggtttcagatggtgtttccgtctttgcaacagaattattagcgaTCCTCTGGGCCTtaatggtggatagaagactctcgaccacgtagggttattatctgttcggattctgctgctgccttagcgtctataaaagggagtaaatcaaaagctggtcctgacatagttattgagattatcttagtgttgtttagagtagggaagatgggttgtgcagttagattttcatggatacctgggcatgctgggatggagggaaatgaaattgtggatggcattgcaaagtcttccttacagaacaggtaaatagaaattagagttcccctaggcagagcagaattgagaagtaggattaaaaaaggtatagagaagaagtggcaggaggattggaaaaatgaattaaggggcaggcaacacacatcaaagttattggtgaatgcagcaggccaggcagcatctctaagaagagctactgtcgacgtttcaggctgagacccttcattaaggggcaggcattatttttctagtcacccactagttaaaaaggtctcagactgttaccttttaagttgtagagatatggtgaaattaacaagacttaggttggggcattgtgggctaaactattatttaaagataataggaaaacatcctactggttTATGTGACTGTgatagtccagagacagtccggcatgttttgctgagctctaatcgatacaaaattgaaagaagcatgttgttcaagaggctatctggcctaaatttattttggttttctattaaatctttgttcgGCCATCAAGAAAAttaacatctgattgaagagtttattattcagtttatacgtgagactaggttgtattcgagaatttgagttccttgaagttctataattaattatacatcctgtggAGGGCTGTAATACGCCCAGATGCGTCTAAGtagccggaaatagaagaagaagaagaagaaatgttagaaccccaaagccccccccccagctcccccctcccacatgtaagcagcagcaaagcaacgatcccctcttcccatcagcaaaaaaaagcattggtgccaccccccccccccaccaagcgttcaagcagtaccccaaagactactcattcacccggtaatttgacgtaccacaggctgtgtgtgtgtgtgtgtctgtctctccctctctctccctaaagggagaaagaggtgtctccgtttcacagcgagaggtgagacataacaaacaactcactggtttacgatgttaaaagtctgtttttTCGGAGCTctatgcccaaagaactcgggtctctgggcacacagccagcagccagctcgctgcttacgatcttccgtctcccatgacacaccgattTCCCGCAGAGGCACCAACCTCGAttccgcccacctccagagccacaaaatcctggAACCCCGAAGGCGAGCCAGTCTAGACTGCGTCCTTCATATATCGAATaacggccggtcgtgaggcccggCGAGCAGGACCTATTCTCGAAAAGAACCgacgtcagcgtgtaactccaggtcagggtcttcaaaagaaccctgaaagggaaaaatagagagagTGAGGATAGAAATAGCTATGTGCATTTCAGcatttgaaataaatttattaccaaaccaCACACgccaccacgtacaaccctgagattcattttctagcaggaaTTCACAGAAacgcaatagaattaatgaaagaccacacataaGATGGACAGAGAGCGAATGTGcaaaagacatgccctcttctcattgctaccttcaggaaggaggtacagaaggtacaggatgtggaaaccatagaaagggtgcagcggagatttgcaaggacattgcctggattggggagcatgccttatgagaataggttgagtgaactcggccttttctccttggagcgacggaggatgagaggtgacctgataga
It includes:
- the LOC134340139 gene encoding eukaryotic translation initiation factor 1b-like isoform X2, which encodes MSACHNLQSFDPFADALKGDDLLPSGAEDYIHIRIQQRNGRKTLTTVQGIADEYDKRKLLRHFKKFACNGTVIEHPEYGEVIQVQGDQRKNICKFLVEVGIVKEEQLKVHGF
- the LOC134340139 gene encoding eukaryotic translation initiation factor 1b-like isoform X1, which produces MSACHNLQSFDPFADALKGDDLLPSGAEDYIHIRIQQRNGRKTLTTVQGIADEYDKRKLLRHFKKQFACNGTVIEHPEYGEVIQVQGDQRKNICKFLVEVGIVKEEQLKVHGF